A window from Anaerobaca lacustris encodes these proteins:
- a CDS encoding V-type ATP synthase subunit B: MPDVKNSRLLSGREYIGVDKIDGPLIFVRKTHPVGYRELIECVDKDGRVRLGIVLESSTTAVVAQVFEGTSGLTLPGTRVRFSGEPLTLSVSREMLGRVFNGLGRPIDGGPPQRSDVERDINGMAINPTARQYPRDFVQTGISVIDGMNTLIRGQKLPIFSGNGLPHNELAAQIARQAKIRGTTTEFAVVFAAMGVKHDVAQFFVRSFEESGVLDNVALFLSLADDPSIERLITPRTALTLAEHLAFTEDMHVLVIMTDMTNYCESLREISTIRGEIPSRKGYPGYLYSDLAELYERSGMIKDHAGSITLLPILTMPNDDISHPVPDLTGYITEGQIVFERDMDGRGIYPPVAGLPSLSRLMKDGIGEGMTREDHPHLASQLFAAYSYVKDVRNLASVIGEEELTPLDHNYLEFGQQFEQRFVSQRKDEERTIEQTLDLGWEVLRTLPVEELHRVTEEEIEKYYGA, encoded by the coding sequence ATGCCTGACGTGAAGAACAGCCGCCTTCTGTCCGGTCGTGAGTACATCGGCGTCGACAAGATCGACGGCCCGCTGATCTTCGTCCGCAAGACGCATCCGGTGGGCTATCGTGAGTTGATCGAGTGTGTGGACAAGGACGGACGGGTGCGGCTGGGCATCGTGCTCGAATCCTCGACGACCGCCGTCGTGGCGCAGGTGTTCGAGGGCACCTCCGGCCTGACGTTGCCGGGGACGCGGGTCCGCTTCTCGGGCGAGCCGCTGACCCTGTCCGTCTCGCGCGAGATGCTCGGCCGGGTCTTCAACGGCCTGGGCCGGCCCATCGACGGCGGTCCGCCGCAACGCAGCGACGTCGAGCGGGACATCAACGGCATGGCCATCAATCCGACGGCCCGCCAGTATCCACGCGATTTCGTGCAGACGGGCATCTCCGTCATCGACGGGATGAACACGCTGATCCGCGGCCAGAAGCTGCCCATCTTCTCGGGCAACGGCCTGCCCCACAACGAGCTGGCCGCCCAGATCGCGCGGCAGGCCAAGATCCGAGGCACCACGACCGAGTTCGCGGTGGTGTTCGCGGCGATGGGCGTCAAGCACGACGTGGCCCAGTTCTTCGTCCGCTCGTTCGAGGAAAGCGGCGTGCTCGACAACGTCGCGCTGTTCCTCTCGCTGGCCGACGACCCGTCCATCGAGCGATTGATCACGCCGAGGACGGCGCTGACGTTGGCCGAGCACCTGGCCTTCACCGAGGACATGCACGTGCTGGTCATCATGACCGACATGACCAACTACTGCGAATCGCTGCGGGAGATCTCCACGATCCGAGGCGAGATTCCATCACGAAAAGGCTATCCCGGCTACCTGTACTCGGACCTGGCCGAATTGTACGAACGCTCCGGCATGATCAAGGACCATGCGGGCTCGATCACCCTGCTGCCGATTTTGACGATGCCGAACGACGACATCAGCCATCCGGTTCCCGACCTGACCGGGTACATCACCGAAGGCCAGATCGTCTTCGAGCGCGACATGGACGGGCGCGGGATCTATCCCCCGGTAGCCGGACTGCCCTCGCTGAGCCGCCTGATGAAGGACGGCATCGGCGAAGGCATGACGCGCGAGGACCATCCGCACCTGGCCAGCCAGCTCTTCGCCGCCTACAGCTATGTCAAGGACGTCCGCAACCTCGCCTCGGTCATCGGCGAGGAGGAGCTGACCCCGCTCGACCACAACTACCTCGAATTCGGACAGCAATTCGAGCAGCGGTTCGTCTCCCAACGCAAGGACGAGGAGCGGACCATCGAGCAGACCCTCGACCTGGGCTGGGAGGTGCTGCGGACGCTGCCCGTGGAGGAGCTGCACCGCGTCACGGAAGAGGAAATCGAGAAGTACTACGGCGCCTGA
- a CDS encoding V-type ATP synthase subunit A, which translates to MKDRIVGRIKRVNGPVVEVMGITDAEMFELVRVGEENLVGELIKLEKDSAVVQVYEDTTGIAPHDPVYGAGMPLSVELGPGMIGTVYDGIQRPLEAIRATSGIYIQRGVTVASLDRQTKWRFVPTAKAGDALSGGAILGTVQETENLLHKILVPPGDAGVLESIVPEGDYTVDEPIAVLKAADSKTKELFLMHRWPIRVQRPTRKRLPLEAPLITGQRVIDALFPVAKGGTVSIPGGFGTGKTMTQQAVAKWCDADLIVYIGCGERGNEITDVLTEFPKLIDPRTGRSLMERTILIANTSNMPVSAREASIYTGITMAEYFRDQGYHVAIMADSTSRWAEALRELSGRMEEMPAEEGFPAYLPTKIAEFYERAGSMEALCGQDGSVSIIGAVSPPGGDFSEPVTQHTKRFIRCFWALDRNLANARHYPAISWLDSYSEYLSSMTAWWEQEVGPQWFADRTEIMELLHREIRLQQVVKLVGPDALPDTQRFILEVCTLFKNAFLQQNAFDKIDAYSTVQKQAKMMHIIVTYWQRGSEAIKNGATLMKLKRMKVYQDIVKMKFSIPNDDLSGLDKIEARLERAMDQVEALHA; encoded by the coding sequence ATGAAGGACAGAATTGTAGGACGGATCAAGCGGGTCAACGGCCCGGTCGTCGAGGTGATGGGCATCACCGACGCGGAGATGTTCGAACTGGTCCGCGTCGGCGAGGAGAACCTCGTCGGCGAGCTGATCAAGCTCGAAAAGGACAGCGCCGTCGTTCAGGTCTACGAGGACACGACGGGCATCGCGCCGCACGACCCGGTCTACGGCGCCGGCATGCCGCTGTCGGTCGAGCTGGGACCGGGCATGATCGGCACGGTCTACGACGGCATCCAGAGACCGCTCGAAGCGATTCGCGCGACCTCGGGCATCTATATCCAGCGCGGCGTCACCGTCGCCTCTCTCGATCGGCAGACGAAGTGGCGCTTCGTCCCGACGGCCAAGGCGGGCGATGCGCTGTCGGGCGGTGCGATCCTGGGCACCGTGCAGGAGACGGAGAACCTTCTGCACAAGATCCTCGTGCCCCCGGGCGACGCGGGCGTTCTGGAATCCATCGTCCCGGAAGGCGACTACACCGTCGATGAGCCGATCGCCGTCCTGAAGGCGGCCGATTCGAAAACCAAGGAATTGTTCCTCATGCATCGCTGGCCGATCCGCGTGCAGCGTCCGACGCGGAAACGCCTGCCGTTGGAGGCGCCGCTGATCACCGGACAACGGGTGATCGACGCCCTGTTCCCGGTCGCCAAGGGGGGAACCGTCTCGATCCCGGGCGGGTTCGGCACGGGCAAGACCATGACGCAGCAGGCGGTCGCGAAGTGGTGCGACGCCGACCTGATCGTCTACATCGGCTGCGGCGAGCGCGGCAACGAGATCACCGACGTCCTGACCGAGTTCCCCAAGCTGATCGACCCGCGAACGGGACGTTCACTGATGGAGAGGACGATCCTGATCGCCAACACCTCGAACATGCCCGTCTCGGCGCGCGAGGCCAGCATCTACACGGGCATCACGATGGCCGAGTACTTCCGCGACCAGGGCTATCACGTGGCGATCATGGCCGACTCGACCTCGCGGTGGGCCGAGGCGCTGCGGGAGCTTTCGGGCCGCATGGAGGAGATGCCGGCCGAAGAAGGCTTCCCCGCCTATCTGCCGACCAAGATCGCCGAGTTCTACGAGCGCGCCGGCTCGATGGAGGCGCTGTGCGGCCAAGACGGCTCCGTGAGCATCATCGGCGCGGTCTCGCCGCCCGGCGGCGACTTCTCCGAGCCGGTGACCCAGCACACCAAGCGGTTCATCCGCTGCTTCTGGGCCCTCGACCGGAACCTGGCCAACGCGCGGCACTACCCGGCCATCTCCTGGCTCGACAGCTACAGCGAATACCTCAGCAGCATGACCGCCTGGTGGGAGCAGGAGGTCGGCCCGCAGTGGTTCGCCGACCGCACCGAGATCATGGAGCTGCTGCACCGGGAGATCCGCCTCCAGCAGGTGGTCAAGCTGGTCGGCCCGGACGCACTGCCCGACACACAGCGATTCATTCTGGAGGTCTGCACCCTGTTCAAGAACGCGTTCCTCCAGCAGAACGCCTTCGACAAGATCGACGCCTACTCGACCGTGCAGAAGCAGGCCAAAATGATGCACATCATCGTCACGTACTGGCAGCGCGGCTCCGAGGCGATCAAGAACGGCGCGACGCTGATGAAGCTCAAGCGAATGAAGGTCTATCAGGACATCGTGAAGATGAAGTTTTCCATACCGAACGACGATCTGTCCGGGCTGGACAAGATCGAGGCGCGCCTGGAGCGTGCGATGGATCAAGTGGAGGCCCTGCATGCCTGA
- a CDS encoding PTS sugar transporter subunit IIA, giving the protein MAFIDLVQEKIVRIPLVSTDKAGVLRELVQILKDAGEIEDYDAVLAAIREREEKLSTGLESGIAVPHGKSAAVSRLKLALGISPEGIDFASIDGQPSRLFFMLVAPPNQSGPHVEALAEIVKLVQSKAFCRALTEAKDAREVVELIKGE; this is encoded by the coding sequence ATGGCGTTCATTGATTTGGTGCAAGAGAAGATCGTCCGGATCCCCTTGGTCTCGACCGACAAGGCAGGCGTCCTGCGAGAACTCGTTCAAATACTCAAAGATGCCGGTGAAATCGAAGACTACGACGCCGTGCTTGCGGCCATTCGGGAACGGGAGGAGAAACTGAGCACCGGGCTGGAAAGCGGCATCGCCGTGCCTCACGGCAAGAGCGCGGCCGTATCCAGGCTGAAATTGGCGCTCGGCATCTCACCGGAGGGGATCGACTTCGCCTCCATCGACGGCCAACCCTCCAGGCTGTTCTTCATGCTGGTGGCGCCGCCGAACCAGTCGGGCCCGCACGTCGAGGCCCTGGCCGAAATCGTCAAGCTGGTCCAGTCGAAGGCGTTCTGCCGGGCCCTGACCGAAGCCAAAGACGCACGCGAAGTCGTCGAGCTGATCAAAGGCGAATAG
- a CDS encoding V-type ATP synthase subunit I — protein MILTTQMTQLFAVVLRRDKERVTETLLREGVMQFIHTSEIDLERPDRPAQSDPETALAALSDLRKRIEGILRTVDAVPAAPKETDLQNRVAIQLDNETERLDRIDGERDSIRERQRSLQQEILKLEDLQRQIDLYGVDLGGLQVPGRQSMLSMQTGKLPASGVKRFEESLRGLPVLPMALGQQDGLAHYLLLSMKRDQEQIERLLSTAGWTKVDLPKELLSVRKDLAKELTEKLRALADEQKKLQDRVTALIRKEEPRLKDLWVKLRIQELCARIQASFQSSSRTVLFTGWLASSTKERLSAKITEACEGRCYLEWHEADGKETAAAEVPVQFNNPKVLAPFQMLVSNFGIPQYGTIDPTPFVMPLYLIMFGLMFADVGQGVVLALGGALVARMTRHDQARRGVHNLCWLISWCGVSAIVFGAMFGSYFGMALFPPLWFDFHGIVAGHAQSRSAVRDVYDILSITIYFGIAVIAMGLLFNWFNLVRTGRWMELVFSKGGLLGGWIYAGGVYIAWYMVGHDYKGFPSGNAMFLLVGLPALLLAVKEPYHYFAHERGRAAKASNPFFLAMTFAMQWTVELLEIFSGYLSNTLSFMRVAGLGIAHVCLMMSFFTLAEMTSGLGALLILIVGNVMVIGLEGLSAAIQALRLNYYEFFTKFFHGTGRLYCPISLSSEP, from the coding sequence ATGATTCTGACAACCCAGATGACACAACTGTTCGCCGTGGTGCTTCGAAGGGACAAGGAACGTGTGACGGAGACCCTTCTGCGCGAGGGGGTCATGCAGTTCATCCACACGTCGGAGATCGATCTCGAACGCCCGGACCGGCCGGCGCAGAGCGATCCGGAGACCGCCCTGGCCGCATTGTCCGATCTGAGGAAGCGGATCGAGGGGATCCTCCGTACGGTGGACGCCGTTCCGGCGGCGCCGAAGGAGACGGACCTGCAGAATCGCGTCGCGATCCAACTGGACAACGAGACCGAGCGTCTCGACCGAATCGACGGAGAGCGCGACAGTATCCGGGAGAGGCAGCGGTCGCTCCAGCAGGAGATCCTGAAGCTCGAAGACCTCCAGCGTCAGATCGACCTGTACGGGGTCGATCTGGGCGGACTCCAGGTGCCGGGGCGGCAGTCCATGCTGTCGATGCAGACGGGAAAACTCCCGGCCTCCGGCGTCAAGCGATTCGAAGAGTCGCTCCGAGGCCTGCCCGTTCTGCCCATGGCGCTGGGCCAGCAGGACGGCCTGGCGCACTACCTGCTGCTGTCGATGAAGCGAGATCAGGAGCAGATCGAACGACTGCTCTCGACCGCCGGGTGGACCAAGGTCGATCTGCCGAAAGAGCTTCTGTCGGTCCGCAAGGACCTGGCCAAGGAATTGACGGAGAAACTCCGGGCGCTGGCGGACGAGCAGAAGAAACTCCAGGACCGGGTCACGGCCCTGATCCGCAAAGAGGAGCCGCGCCTGAAGGACCTCTGGGTCAAGCTGCGCATCCAGGAGTTGTGCGCGAGGATTCAGGCCAGCTTCCAATCGTCGTCACGCACGGTCCTGTTCACCGGATGGCTGGCCAGTTCGACGAAGGAACGGCTCAGCGCCAAGATCACCGAGGCCTGTGAGGGCCGCTGCTACCTGGAATGGCATGAGGCGGACGGAAAAGAGACAGCGGCGGCCGAGGTACCCGTCCAGTTCAACAATCCCAAGGTACTGGCCCCCTTCCAGATGCTGGTTAGCAATTTCGGGATTCCGCAGTACGGGACGATCGATCCGACGCCGTTCGTGATGCCCCTGTACCTGATCATGTTCGGTCTGATGTTCGCCGACGTCGGACAAGGAGTGGTCCTGGCCCTGGGCGGCGCCCTGGTCGCACGTATGACTCGGCATGACCAGGCCAGGCGCGGGGTCCACAACCTCTGTTGGCTGATTTCCTGGTGCGGCGTCTCCGCCATCGTCTTCGGCGCGATGTTCGGTTCGTATTTCGGAATGGCGCTGTTCCCGCCGCTCTGGTTCGACTTCCACGGGATCGTGGCCGGCCACGCCCAGAGCCGGTCGGCGGTCCGAGACGTTTACGACATCCTGTCGATCACCATCTACTTCGGCATTGCCGTCATCGCGATGGGTCTGCTGTTCAACTGGTTCAATCTGGTTCGAACCGGCCGGTGGATGGAACTGGTCTTCAGCAAGGGCGGACTTCTGGGCGGGTGGATCTACGCCGGCGGCGTGTACATCGCATGGTACATGGTCGGCCACGACTACAAGGGATTCCCTTCCGGCAACGCGATGTTCCTGCTGGTCGGATTGCCGGCGCTGCTGCTGGCGGTCAAGGAACCATACCACTACTTCGCCCATGAGAGGGGACGGGCCGCGAAGGCGTCGAACCCGTTCTTCCTGGCCATGACCTTCGCCATGCAATGGACCGTGGAGTTGCTGGAGATCTTCAGCGGATACCTGTCCAACACACTGTCGTTCATGCGGGTCGCCGGCCTGGGCATCGCGCACGTGTGCCTGATGATGTCCTTCTTCACGCTGGCCGAGATGACCTCGGGCCTCGGCGCGCTGCTGATTCTCATCGTGGGAAACGTCATGGTGATCGGCCTGGAAGGTCTCTCGGCGGCGATCCAGGCTCTGAGGCTGAACTACTACGAGTTCTTCACGAAGTTCTTCCATGGGACCGGACGGCTGTACTGCCCGATCTCGCTGAGCAGCGAACCGTGA
- a CDS encoding universal stress protein, protein MSTPKKILVYVDGTEPSITAAQYAICLASFYKADLIALYVINTKAMEDLLKARIFLQDEQMEYEHDMEADAQRYLNYVNELALKKGVSIIPRSSRGSVHKEIVDLINEEEVDLLVIGELARIRSRRDEFYDETERAMRMVPCSVLIAKDEDKVWEMYESLV, encoded by the coding sequence GTGAGTACCCCGAAGAAGATTCTCGTGTACGTGGACGGGACCGAACCGTCGATCACGGCCGCACAGTACGCGATCTGTCTGGCCTCCTTCTACAAGGCCGACCTCATCGCCCTGTACGTCATCAACACCAAGGCGATGGAGGACCTGCTCAAAGCACGGATCTTCCTCCAGGATGAGCAGATGGAATACGAGCACGACATGGAGGCCGACGCCCAGCGGTATCTGAACTACGTCAACGAGCTGGCCCTCAAGAAGGGCGTCTCCATCATTCCGAGAAGCAGCCGAGGCAGCGTTCACAAGGAGATCGTCGACCTCATCAACGAAGAAGAAGTGGACCTTCTCGTCATCGGCGAGCTGGCGCGAATCCGCAGCCGGCGCGACGAGTTCTACGACGAGACCGAACGCGCGATGCGCATGGTCCCCTGTTCGGTCCTGATCGCCAAAGACGAAGACAAGGTCTGGGAAATGTACGAATCGCTGGTTTGA
- a CDS encoding ATP synthase subunit C: MDEPARRLKATITQSVVALLTILAIVGTLFCSNAFAQTAHDEPTVQPEVTQEMAGVMKFGLLAAAAAFGLGAIGAGFAISHVGAAAMGAVAEKPQIAGQALIFVALAEGIVVFGFITALMILGKL; this comes from the coding sequence ATGGATGAACCGGCACGCAGACTGAAAGCAACCATCACGCAGAGCGTTGTGGCCCTGTTGACGATCCTGGCGATCGTCGGGACGCTGTTCTGTTCCAACGCCTTTGCCCAGACGGCGCACGACGAACCGACCGTACAGCCCGAGGTGACGCAGGAGATGGCCGGCGTCATGAAGTTCGGTCTGCTGGCCGCGGCCGCCGCGTTCGGCCTCGGCGCCATCGGCGCCGGCTTCGCCATCAGCCACGTCGGCGCCGCCGCGATGGGCGCCGTCGCCGAGAAGCCCCAGATCGCCGGGCAGGCCCTCATCTTCGTGGCCCTGGCCGAGGGCATCGTCGTCTTCGGCTTCATCACCGCCCTGATGATTCTCGGAAAACTGTAA
- a CDS encoding V-type ATP synthase subunit E: MEPVEQGITALISGIEADARAEEQKLLADARSAAEEKRHYARQKIESILNEAQSKADEQAESIRRKTLSAVELEIKRRSLEMRDALVHRIMDRVEERFGSMIDEPDYRTTLTNWIVEAAIGLEADAAQVNASHRERPLIDAAMLQRVAERVRAQTGKQVTLTLSEDPPLKGQGVILTTMDGRMAFNNQVRTRMLRKQREIQKQIYDRLFAGRREE, translated from the coding sequence ATGGAGCCTGTTGAGCAAGGAATCACAGCCCTGATCTCCGGCATCGAGGCCGACGCCCGCGCCGAGGAGCAGAAACTCCTGGCGGACGCCCGGAGTGCGGCCGAGGAAAAGAGACACTATGCCCGCCAGAAGATCGAGTCGATCCTGAACGAGGCGCAGAGCAAGGCCGACGAGCAGGCCGAGTCGATCCGGCGCAAGACCCTCTCGGCCGTCGAGCTGGAGATCAAACGCCGGTCGCTCGAAATGCGCGACGCCCTGGTCCATCGGATCATGGACCGGGTGGAAGAGAGGTTCGGCTCGATGATCGATGAGCCGGACTACAGGACCACGCTGACGAACTGGATCGTCGAGGCGGCCATCGGCCTCGAAGCGGACGCCGCACAGGTCAACGCCTCGCACCGCGAGCGTCCCCTGATCGACGCGGCGATGCTCCAACGCGTCGCCGAGCGGGTCCGGGCGCAGACGGGCAAACAGGTGACGCTGACGCTTTCGGAGGACCCGCCCTTGAAAGGCCAGGGTGTGATTCTGACGACGATGGACGGACGCATGGCCTTCAACAACCAGGTCCGAACGAGAATGCTGCGAAAGCAGCGCGAGATACAGAAGCAGATTTACGATCGGCTGTTCGCCGGCCGTCGAGAAGAGTGA
- a CDS encoding V-type ATP synthase subunit D encodes MAQLSHAPTKTNLLRLRSDLTFAQQGHELLDQKRNILIIELLALVDQTADFQSRVDKALARAYEALEEAILDMGRLKVQYLTGAAHISTRITVGSRRVMGVSLPVIETEFTENAPYYSPMGNSFWIDSALSFFKEALKLLGKLSELRVSVLRLANEVKKTIRKVNALEKVAIPDLKEAVHYIQGRLEENERDMFVLMKMVKENLDRKKAQQDDGGQP; translated from the coding sequence ATGGCACAACTGAGTCACGCACCGACGAAAACGAACCTGCTGCGGCTGCGAAGCGATCTGACCTTCGCCCAGCAGGGGCACGAGCTGCTCGACCAGAAGCGGAACATCCTCATCATCGAGCTGCTGGCCCTGGTGGACCAGACGGCGGACTTCCAGAGCCGCGTGGACAAGGCCCTGGCCCGCGCCTACGAGGCGCTCGAAGAGGCGATCCTCGACATGGGCCGGCTCAAGGTCCAGTATCTCACCGGCGCCGCGCACATCTCGACGCGCATTACGGTCGGCTCGCGCCGGGTCATGGGCGTCAGTCTTCCCGTGATCGAAACGGAGTTCACGGAGAACGCGCCGTACTACAGCCCCATGGGCAACAGCTTTTGGATCGACAGCGCGCTGTCGTTCTTCAAGGAGGCGCTCAAGCTGCTCGGGAAACTCTCGGAGCTGAGAGTCTCCGTCCTGCGGCTGGCCAACGAGGTCAAGAAGACGATCCGAAAGGTCAACGCACTCGAGAAGGTCGCCATTCCCGATCTCAAGGAAGCCGTGCACTACATCCAGGGCCGCCTCGAAGAGAACGAACGCGACATGTTCGTGCTCATGAAAATGGTCAAGGAGAACCTTGACCGCAAGAAGGCACAACAAGACGATGGAGGCCAACCGTGA
- a CDS encoding V-type ATP synthase subunit F has protein sequence MRYSIIGDEETVLGFAIVGVLGKVATNAEEALRAFQDIVADKETSIVIVTERVADMIRPTVDRYVFRESFPLVVEIPDRHGPMPNRPSVKEMVNTAIGLKL, from the coding sequence ATGAGATACTCGATCATAGGCGACGAAGAGACCGTTCTGGGCTTTGCAATCGTCGGCGTGTTGGGCAAGGTCGCCACCAACGCCGAAGAGGCCCTGCGCGCCTTTCAGGACATCGTCGCCGACAAGGAGACGAGCATCGTGATCGTGACCGAACGCGTCGCGGACATGATCCGCCCGACGGTGGATCGGTACGTGTTCCGCGAGAGCTTCCCGCTGGTCGTGGAGATCCCCGACCGTCATGGCCCGATGCCGAACCGCCCGAGTGTCAAGGAAATGGTCAATACCGCCATCGGATTGAAGTTGTGA